AGTTCTAGTACATGCCTTTATAATCTCCAGTATTAATTATGCCATTTTCATCAGCCTATCCACCATTGCTAGACAACCTGTATCATCCTGTAGTCAGTACAAAGCACTCTTctattccgagttcaatacaagttaatttcagtcgacagcatttgcattctttaaaagaaagcaaaaatcaagcttactgtgagacatttacaatggaagtgaagtaaacaatatgagtgttaatatgattttagtgttataaaatcatgtacaaaccttttctgtgcaaagttatatataacattttacaactttgttgccatgacgacgtaacgctgAAAAccctaaaataattgtaaaaacgaggatttaaacaactttacaactcaaataatacatgaggtttaacagaagaattaatgtaagagcttttataaaattataagctttgcatttctgtctttaaatcctccaaatattggtcccattcactttcgCTGTAAGGGTCTGTGTAACCTCAAtttctgctttttattttttttttcctttaaagaaAACGAGGGTcgtgtctaaattaattttagtggttatcaacattatgctgcaaatgctgctgattaagcataacttgtgttgaacccggattATTCCTTCATGGCCCTGCCCTTCTTTATATGTCTGAGCCACTCCATCAATACACCTCCATCAATACACCCCTGCACCTCAGTTTCTGGATTACCTACTCTAGATGGTAGATCATACTGTTCTGACACCTAATCTCTCAAACTCACTTTCACTGAGTCTATGTAGCATCTTTACctttaaatctcatttaaaaacacaacatgTCTAGCAGTCCCATTGTCATATACCCTTTAACCTTGTGACCTTTATTTATTAGTCTATTGTTAATTATAAGGCTATTATATATTTTAAGGTGGACAAattaaaacacattcatttcAGTACAACTTCACAGCTAAATTGTGCCCAACATGCATCAGCCATAGCTCCTACTTATTTGCCATTTTGTCCCCCTTAGAAATAGTGCTCACCTTGGTGAGATACCATGGGAAAATACCATCATAGTTTTCTGGAACACCAATCTTAAGATGTGCAGTGTCAGAAAGCAAAATGTTCTGAGACACTACCTGAAATAGAAAGCAATTAATTGCATAAGTGAATTCATGGTGAGTGATAAATATTGTGATATTCCAGACAAAACTTTCAATTTAGAGAACTTACACTCAGTGCTATAATCCATGCACTCAGATATTCCATTGAGCAAAGAGTGGCCATTAAGCCTAAGACACAAAATTATCTCATTTTAGTATTTACACTTTACTTTAAAGTTCAAACAAAAGAGcatatttttttcttgaaaccagTCTGCATGCACGTGCATATGTTTCCATTAATTCCATAAATATTGAAGCAAGACAAAGAACAGACAAGAATAAAAGAAATGTATGCAGAAATTGTCACTAGTTAATTTTATGACCAAAAGAATCAAGCGTGCCATCAGACTACTTCCCCCTAATAGTTAACGATCAACTTAACATGTTAACAGCGAACACAGCTCATTAATGTAACATCACGTTAAGTGTCAAATTACTTTGAAGCACAAGTTCTATAATAAAAACTCATTGAAGCTTGTACACGGATAACTACATgatcaaaatgattattttttttaagagaaagcaTTCGGAAAACAAGCTAATTCTGCAGgtctgattttcacatcattaggATACTTTCTGTGTCTGTATCCAGTGGCCAGTGACTAAAGAAAAGGTTGAATAAATATATGCCTTAAGGGTATTGATATCCATACATCTATACATCTAAAACAGCATTTTGCTCATTATTTTATACCGACTACGGatgccaacatattaattaaaatatagagaatatttgcacttttgaaaatgtatttgtcacaacACATGACCATTACAGTTATTTGAAAGGCGTATTTAAGAATAGTGAAAAGCTTTAAAGAAAGGGATTTCCAGttacaaacacataaaataaacattgtgaTCTACACTTAAATATAAATTTAGCCTAAATTCttgtttgtaaaaaacaaaacaaaacaaaaacaaaaatactcaGACTCCTATACAAGATATACTACCCTTCTATAGAGTAAAATAAACATATGCCattctaaataaacaaaatattagctattttaaataaagaaacatcATTATGCTAAAATTAGTCACTTGCAACTGCTGTGCTTTAGCAAACTATAATCATAGAACAATACCAACACATATGATTTCAAACAACCAATAAAATCAGAGTATTACAGCAGATTGTGGCAAAAATTTAGGCAAAATCTTATGCAAATATTTTTTCTGCTCTCATGTTGTTAAACAAAAGCAGCTCTTACCTTCCGTCCACACTTCCAGTGAGAATAGTTTCAAGTGTTAGAAGAGTATTGCATCTGCTCTCTAACTGTTTAATGATTAGCTTTCTTAATTTGACTCCAGAAACCTTTAACTACCTTGTTTCCTCCAATTGTACAACTTACTCTCAAGTACGTGGTAAGCTTGCATATGTATGGGGGAATACATTACTAGTATTACCACTTTAAAGAGTTCTTTGAATGTGTATTTTCTTTGTAGTAGAGACAACAACActgtgtaaaagtattgtttttacattataattttattataaatccAATGTAAACATGTCACAAAATGAACAGCACAATAATATTAAATGGCAATAAGTGCAAATCAAATGTTAAAAACATCTCACAACACATCATTTATTGCTTCTTTGTCGGTCATTTGCCCATGGAGCATATATGCCAGAGAAACTTTATGTGTCAGACTTCTTATATTGAAACTCCCCATTTATATTGCCTCTTGCAAAAACCAAACCTTCTAGTTCATTGTCTTTGCTGAGTTACGAACCTGCGTACTCAATTTCAAGTAAAGTTTGATTCCATATAAtttcaacatgaaaaaaaaaaattataataataaataaataaatacttgtgCTCATCTCCTAGACATGACACACATGAGAGGAGCATACAACTAATCCTACAACTCAGTACTCATAGCTCTCAAAAGGGAACATTGTGACTTTGTGGATTAACCTCCTAATTACATGGGTAGAATTTGACAACTATACATGTTAAGGCAGCGAAAAAAAAACCTAACCTAACATGAAAAAGCCGCATACCGGTCAACATAATCAACATGATTTTGTCAGGTGTGTTTGATATAATCTCTTTTTCAGGTTACAAAACATGTTAATATGTGTCTGTACAGCTAAATAGTCCttatattaacataaaaaaatacacagcTTCTGGTCATGGGGATGAGAGGGCATTTTAGTCCAGTTTTTCAGAGGACAGACAGGTCATGACAGGATTTGGACTTCTGTCTAAAGGCCATCTTCTTGTTCTTGCGGGCCACCATTCGGCCCAGGAAACGTTTGGCCTTCTTGCTCATGCTCTCACGACGCTTGCAGTTAGCCATGCGGCGTGCGTTCTCCTCCTTGCTGTCCTTGCGTAGACGAATTTGCCGCACAATGCCCTCAAAAAGGTCACGCACATTGTGATGCAGAGAGGCGGAGGTCTCTATGAACTTGCAGTCAAACACAACGGCACAGGCACTGCCCTCTAGAGAGAggaggaaagaaaaaagagaCAGATGCAGGTGAGCAATAGCTCCATTACCAGAGGGACTAACGCTACGTTGTCGTCATCATCACTATGCCTCCTGGCTGTTCCTCAAAGCACATGAGACAGCCAAGTCCTTGTGTATCCAAAACATCTACAATCTATTGAGTGGCCAAGCAGACATCTGTTTCTAACTGCCATTGTTTTAAACAGAGCAGAAGGAGGGTGGAATCTTACCATCCACAGACACTTCTCTGGAGCGCACCAGGTCACTCTTGTTTCCCACCAGGATGATGGGGATGTTTTCTGACTGCCGAGCTCTGCGCAGTTGGATTCGCAGCTCTGAAGCCTTCTCAAAGCTGGACTTGTCTGTCACCGAGTACACGATGATGTAGGCATCTCCCATACGCATGCACTGATCTTTCAGCCACTGGCTGTTATCCTGTAGGGGTTAAATTGGACTGTTAGCACACTACATTAAAATTTTGcccattttttttaagttaacacAGGGTTTCTCACAGGCTTACCTGTTCCCATACGTCATACAGAAGGATGGATGTCTCTTCGTCATCAACAACAAGTGATCTGTCATATGTGTTTCCTGAAATGAAGGTGCAATCTAAATGTAAACATCTTCAAGAGCTTGCAAAACCCTACCACAAAGCACTGCCTGTGGAATGTAGGCTAGATTTACTTAAATGCATTTGCAAGTCAAAAAAGTACCTGTTTCCTCGTAATCATTACTGTCTTCAACTCCGCCAAATATTCTCGCCAAACTCGATTTCCCAACGCCCTGTTCTCCCAGGAGAACCACCTTGTAGACCTGTCCCTCCGAATCACTGCCGGAGGAGATGACCGAGTCGGAGGAGTCGGACACATAGCTGTTTCTGTGTTGCTCTCCGGGACTGAAGCGCATGAGGTTGGACAGTTCGCCCGTCTCTTCCGCGGACATCGTTGAGCGCAGTTCTCGGTCGTCCACCGGCATACTTCTTCTGTGCAAGTTCTGCAGGTGGACGGGAAACGGCATGCTGCCTCTTCTCTTATCCATGTTCCTCAACTTGTCTCCTTTGTTCAAAGTCATGACTCCAAACCTGTCAGTGTAAAAGTAAAACGTAACTACAACCTATCATAAAAACAGCTTATAGCGTAATAACACTTTCCAACATAGAGTTCTAATAATGACAATACA
The sequence above is a segment of the Xyrauchen texanus isolate HMW12.3.18 chromosome 2, RBS_HiC_50CHRs, whole genome shotgun sequence genome. Coding sequences within it:
- the rrad gene encoding GTP-binding protein RAD; amino-acid sequence: MFGVMTLNKGDKLRNMDKRRGSMPFPVHLQNLHRRSMPVDDRELRSTMSAEETGELSNLMRFSPGEQHRNSYVSDSSDSVISSGSDSEGQVYKVVLLGEQGVGKSSLARIFGGVEDSNDYEETGNTYDRSLVVDDEETSILLYDVWEQDNSQWLKDQCMRMGDAYIIVYSVTDKSSFEKASELRIQLRRARQSENIPIILVGNKSDLVRSREVSVDEGSACAVVFDCKFIETSASLHHNVRDLFEGIVRQIRLRKDSKEENARRMANCKRRESMSKKAKRFLGRMVARKNKKMAFRQKSKSCHDLSVL